A genomic window from Streptomyces broussonetiae includes:
- a CDS encoding DUF969 domain-containing protein: protein MIVLLGVVVVILGFVTRRNPVLVVGVAGVFTGLIGGMNPQQVLAAFGRSFADSRSVTVFAVVLPVIGLLERHGLREQAGRLIGRLGALSAGRFLAVYLLIRQVTAALGLTSICGPAQTVRPLVAPMAEAAAERSTGAALPERLREKVRSYSASADTVGLFFGEDCFIAIGSILLITGFVNSTYHQNLEPTQLALWAIPLAVCAFLVHGARLLLLDRQLQREMALAHAEHDLPLPQTTEQKATRQKATEEKGTDK from the coding sequence ATGATCGTTCTCCTCGGCGTGGTCGTGGTGATCCTCGGATTCGTCACGCGCCGCAACCCCGTCCTCGTGGTCGGCGTCGCCGGTGTCTTCACCGGGCTGATCGGCGGGATGAACCCGCAGCAGGTCCTCGCGGCCTTCGGCCGGTCCTTCGCCGACAGCCGCTCGGTCACCGTCTTCGCCGTCGTCCTGCCGGTGATCGGCCTGCTGGAGCGCCACGGTCTGCGTGAGCAGGCCGGCCGGCTCATCGGCCGGCTGGGCGCCCTCAGCGCCGGCCGGTTTCTCGCCGTCTATCTGCTGATCCGCCAGGTCACCGCGGCCCTCGGCCTCACCAGCATCTGTGGTCCCGCACAGACCGTACGGCCGCTCGTCGCGCCGATGGCCGAGGCCGCCGCCGAGCGCTCGACGGGCGCGGCGCTGCCGGAACGGCTCCGCGAGAAGGTGCGCTCCTACTCCGCCTCGGCCGACACCGTGGGCCTCTTCTTCGGCGAGGACTGCTTCATCGCGATCGGCTCGATCCTGCTGATCACCGGGTTCGTGAACTCGACGTACCACCAGAACCTCGAACCGACCCAGCTGGCCCTGTGGGCGATCCCACTCGCCGTGTGCGCCTTCCTCGTCCACGGCGCCCGGCTGCTGCTCCTGGACCGCCAACTGCAACGGGAGATGGCACTCGCCCACGCCGAGCACGACCTGCCGCTGCCGCAGACGACCGAGCAGAAGGCGACCCGGCAGAAGGCGACCGAGGAGAAGGGGACCGACAAGTGA